The following proteins are co-located in the Pomacea canaliculata isolate SZHN2017 linkage group LG10, ASM307304v1, whole genome shotgun sequence genome:
- the LOC112573718 gene encoding uncharacterized protein LOC112573718, protein MGVLDRPCLSLIDVELASTTPQPMVTGEVPDILMGNFSSTNDSVICSTALPDTAKHSLEESLNALMYIVVVLLFYAFSLVVLMVKYIRRENKEAYLRQCFQEFVAREQFQSAQIRNQIHMQHVIRQTDLQQLQHCSSHEPRTQHHSPELSCMESITEQPSGQLAVLVQETPV, encoded by the coding sequence ATGGGTGTGCTAGACAGACCATGTTTGTCACTAATCGACGTGGAACTGGCCAGCACAACGCCTCAACCGATGGTAACAGGCGAGGTGCCGGACATTCTGATGGGCAACTTCAGTTCTACCAACGACTCCGTCATATGCTCCACTGCACTTCCCGACACGGCTAAACACTCCCTAGAAGAAAGCTTGAATGCACTCATGTACATCGTGGTGGTGCTGCTTTTCTACGCGTTTAGCCTGGTGGTGCTGATGGTCAAATACATTCGCCGCGAGAACAAGGAGGCCTACCTACGCCAGTGCTTCCAGGAGTTCGTGGCCCGCGAGCAGTTTCAGTCTGCGCAGATCCGCAACCAGATCCACATGCAGCACGTCATACGACAGACAGACCTGCAGCAGCTACAACACTGCAGCAGTCACGAGCCGAGGACACAACACCACAGTCCCGAGCTTTCATGCATGGAATCAATTACTGAACAACCTTCCGGACAGCTTGCTGTATTAGTTCAAGAAACTCCCgtgtaa
- the LOC112573717 gene encoding protein DEK-like, which translates to MSEGENQTLSGKEEMEVTENGEEMKKQEQEKNADDLNDDSVKEEEEEDEDDEPLPLGLLERPVVLTSGKREKKKVERLSMSINMPSSEKKKVEIQEGAGTKLGDCPRIEFKLGQTKAMDLKSLHRLLFNRAGSNTEVKKNIRQFSGFVFSKEDKEYEKRVTALNKMTIPQLKQICEVLDIERSGAKPVVVDRIMDFLMKPSSSGMKVPQKKKRKSKSSGEGDRKSTKRKRSPKKDSKSKAKKDTVSDISDSDEEEEENEDEEEEEKEKELSEEEEESDKEPPKKKPKTVKKPVKKENAKAKKQNGKQEKPIKKEKKETRKKSGSEDDSDDEPLASKKDEPPSNDELKEVIKKILDGANLEEVTMKTVVKQVYDKYPSFDLTDRKDFIKATVKQIIS; encoded by the exons ATGTCAGAAGGCGAAAATCAGACGCTTTCAGGAAAGGAAGAG ATGGAGGTGACTGAGAACGGcgaagaaatgaaaaaacaagaacaagaaaaaaatgcagatgacCTAAATGATGATTCTgtaaaagaggaagaagaggaggatgaagatgatgaaccTTTGCCgt TGGGTTTGCTGGAGAGACCAGTGGTGCTAACATCAGGcaagagggagaagaagaaggtGGAGAGGCTGTCCATGTCCATCAACATGCCCAGCAGCGAAAAGAAGAAAGTTGAGATTCAGGAGGGTGCAGGAACCAAACTTGGTGATTGCCCACGAA ttgaGTTTAAGCTGGGGCAGACAAAAGCTATGGACCTGAAATCTCTTCATCGATTGTTATTTAACAGAGCTGGTTCA AACACAGAGGTTAAGAAAAACATCAGACAATTCAGTGGCTTTGTGTTTAGCAAGGAAGATAAAGAATATGAGAAACGTGTGACAGCATTAAACAA GATGACCATCCCCCAGTTAAAACAGATTTGTGAGGTGCTGGATATTGAACGCAGTGGTGCCAAACCTGTTGTTGTAGACAGAATCATGGACTTCCTTATGAAGCCATCAAGTTCAGGGATGAAAGTTccacagaagaaaaaga GGAAATCCAAAAGTTCTGGGGAAGGTGACCGAAAaagcacaaagagaaaaagatccCCTAAGAAGGATTCAAAATCAAAAGCTAAAAAGGATACTGTGTCAGACATTTCTGACtcagatgaagaagaggaggaaaatgaagatgaagaagaggaggaaaaagaaaaggaattatcagaagaggaagaagaaagtgacAAAGAA ccaccaaagaaaaaaccaaaaactgtgAAGAAACcggtgaaaaaagaaaatgccaaGGCTAAAAAGCAAAATGGCAAACAGGAAAAGCcaatcaagaaagaaaagaaagaaaccagaaAGAAAT CTGGCTCTGAGGATGATTCAGATGATGAACCCCTTGCCTCCAAAAAGGATGAACCTCcaagt AATGATGAGCTGAAAGAAGTAATCAAGAAAATATTAGACGGTGCTAACCTTGAAGAGGTCACAATGAAAACAGTTGTCAAGCAG GTATATGACAAATATCCATCATTTGATTTGACAGACAGAAAAGATTTCATTAAAGCTACAGTCAAACAG ATCATATCCTGA